The proteins below are encoded in one region of Blastocatellia bacterium:
- a CDS encoding type IV pilus twitching motility protein PilT: MPDIALSDLLRKMIEQGGSDLHITTNSAPMVRVHGTLRALDYAELTPAETKQLAYSVLTDAQKHRFEETLELDFSFGIKGLSRFRANLFNQRGAVSAVFRSIPYDIRSFEDLGLPAVAQTLCDKPRGLILVTGPTGSGKSTTLAAMLDKINRDRHEHIITIEDPIEYLHGHKSCIVNQREVHADTHSFGSALRAALRQDPDIVLIGEMRDLETTETALRIAETGHLTFATLHTNSAVSSINRIIDIFPAGQQAQIRTQLSMVLEGILTQSLLPKANGQGRALAMEVLVPNSAIRNLIREDKVHQVYSMMQTGQEKFGMQTFNQSLASLYFKKQITLEMAMARSSNADELQDLINRGAAALQAPMRPSGPATPGARPNVPLGRVGR, encoded by the coding sequence ATGCCAGATATTGCGTTGAGCGATTTACTGAGAAAGATGATCGAGCAGGGCGGCTCGGATTTGCACATCACGACCAATTCGGCGCCCATGGTGCGCGTGCACGGCACGTTGAGGGCGCTCGATTATGCCGAGTTGACGCCCGCCGAAACCAAGCAGCTTGCGTATTCGGTGCTGACCGATGCGCAGAAGCATCGCTTTGAAGAGACTCTGGAACTCGACTTTTCATTCGGCATCAAGGGGCTGTCGCGCTTTCGCGCCAACCTCTTCAACCAGCGCGGCGCGGTGAGCGCCGTCTTCCGCTCGATCCCTTACGACATTCGCTCGTTTGAAGACCTTGGTCTGCCGGCGGTCGCGCAGACGCTCTGCGACAAGCCGCGCGGCTTGATCCTGGTCACCGGGCCGACCGGCTCCGGTAAGTCAACGACGCTTGCGGCCATGCTCGACAAGATCAACCGCGACCGTCACGAGCACATCATCACGATTGAAGACCCCATCGAGTACCTGCACGGCCATAAGAGCTGCATCGTCAACCAGCGCGAAGTGCATGCCGATACGCACTCGTTCGGCAGCGCCCTGCGCGCCGCCCTGCGCCAGGACCCGGACATCGTGCTGATCGGCGAAATGCGCGATCTCGAAACCACCGAAACGGCGCTGCGCATCGCTGAGACCGGCCACTTGACGTTTGCGACTCTGCACACCAACTCGGCGGTGTCATCAATCAACCGTATCATTGACATCTTCCCGGCAGGCCAGCAGGCGCAGATTCGCACACAGTTATCGATGGTGCTGGAAGGCATCCTGACCCAGTCGCTGCTGCCAAAGGCAAACGGTCAGGGGCGCGCGCTGGCAATGGAGGTTCTGGTGCCCAACTCGGCCATCCGCAACCTGATCCGCGAAGACAAAGTGCATCAGGTTTACTCGATGATGCAGACCGGCCAGGAGAAGTTTGGCATGCAGACGTTCAATCAGTCGCTGGCCAGCCTCTATTTCAAGAAACAGATCACTCTGGAGATGGCCATGGCGCGCTCGTCGAACGCCGACGAGTTGCAGGACTTGATCAATCGCGGCGCGGCGGCGCTGCAAGCCCCGATGCGCCCGTCAGGCCCGGCGACGCCCGGCGCGCGGCCTAACGTGCCGCTCGGTCGCGTTGGACGCTAG
- the pilB gene encoding type IV-A pilus assembly ATPase PilB: protein MMSAKLGETLLKDNLITPQQLKEALDYQRINGGRLASTLVKLGMLSDEEVTAVLSRQYGVPSVNLDLFEVDPAAVALVPQETAERYSVLPLSRVGATLTLAMVDPTNVFAIDDIKFMTGLSVEPVVVSETAFQLAFRKYYGTSREMELARVMEDLVAESTSLPDFGEEFDQLEVETAEEEIDLENLERMSEDAPVVKLVNVILVDALRRGASDIHIEPYEKEFRVRFRMDGVLYNIMSPPMKMRDALTSRMKIMARLDIAEKRLPQDGRIKIRVRLDGRSRELDFRVSTLPTIFGEKLVLRLLDKENLRLDMTQLGFEPASLHKFKRNISKPYGMVLVTGPTGSGKTSTLYSALQSLNTIDTNIMTAEDPVEFNLPGINQVQMKESIGLNFAAALRSFLRQDPNIILVGEIRDFETAEIAVKAALTGHMVLSTLHTNDAPSTISRLMNMGIEPFLVATSVNLIQAQRLIRRICKECKAEVHTPNEAMVDVGFPASEINEIRTFKGAGCSACNGTGYKGRVGLYEVMEVTDDLRELILVGASGLELRRKAIEEGMLTLRQSGLEKIRQGVTTIEEVVRETVK, encoded by the coding sequence ATTATGTCGGCAAAACTGGGCGAAACTCTTCTTAAAGACAACCTCATCACGCCGCAGCAGCTTAAAGAAGCGCTCGACTATCAACGCATCAATGGCGGGCGACTGGCCTCAACCCTGGTCAAGCTGGGCATGCTCAGCGACGAGGAGGTGACGGCGGTCCTCAGCCGTCAGTACGGCGTGCCGTCGGTCAATCTCGACCTCTTTGAAGTTGACCCGGCTGCCGTGGCATTAGTGCCGCAAGAGACTGCCGAGCGCTATTCGGTGCTGCCGCTGTCGCGCGTCGGGGCGACGCTGACGCTGGCGATGGTTGACCCGACAAACGTCTTCGCCATAGATGACATCAAGTTCATGACCGGCTTGTCGGTCGAGCCGGTTGTCGTCAGCGAGACCGCTTTTCAGCTTGCCTTCCGAAAATACTACGGCACCTCGCGCGAGATGGAACTGGCACGGGTCATGGAAGACCTGGTCGCCGAGTCCACCAGCCTGCCGGATTTCGGAGAAGAATTCGACCAGCTCGAAGTCGAGACCGCCGAAGAAGAGATCGATCTTGAAAACCTTGAGCGCATGAGCGAGGACGCGCCGGTCGTCAAGCTGGTCAATGTCATCCTGGTTGACGCGCTGCGCCGCGGCGCTTCCGACATTCACATCGAGCCATACGAAAAAGAGTTCCGCGTGCGCTTCCGCATGGACGGCGTGCTCTACAACATCATGAGCCCGCCCATGAAGATGCGTGACGCGCTGACTTCGCGCATGAAAATTATGGCGCGGCTCGACATCGCCGAAAAACGCTTGCCGCAGGACGGGCGCATCAAGATTCGCGTCCGCCTCGACGGGCGCTCGCGCGAGCTCGACTTTCGCGTTTCGACGCTGCCGACGATCTTCGGCGAGAAGCTCGTTCTCCGCCTGCTCGACAAAGAGAACCTGCGACTCGACATGACGCAGCTCGGCTTCGAGCCGGCGAGCCTCCATAAATTCAAGCGCAACATCTCCAAGCCCTACGGCATGGTGCTGGTGACGGGGCCGACGGGGTCGGGTAAAACTTCGACTTTGTACTCGGCGCTACAGAGCCTGAACACGATAGACACCAACATTATGACGGCGGAAGACCCGGTCGAATTCAACCTGCCCGGCATCAATCAGGTGCAGATGAAAGAGTCCATCGGCTTGAACTTCGCCGCGGCCTTGCGCTCGTTCCTACGCCAGGACCCGAACATCATCCTGGTCGGCGAAATCCGCGACTTCGAGACCGCCGAGATCGCCGTCAAGGCGGCGCTCACCGGTCACATGGTTTTATCGACGCTGCACACCAATGACGCGCCCTCGACCATCAGCCGCTTGATGAACATGGGCATCGAGCCGTTCCTGGTCGCCACCTCGGTCAACCTGATTCAGGCGCAGCGCCTCATCCGGCGCATCTGCAAAGAGTGCAAGGCGGAAGTCCACACGCCGAACGAGGCGATGGTTGACGTCGGTTTCCCGGCGAGCGAGATCAATGAAATTCGCACCTTCAAAGGCGCGGGCTGTTCGGCCTGCAACGGCACCGGCTACAAAGGCCGCGTCGGCCTGTACGAAGTGATGGAGGTGACCGACGATCTGCGCGAGCTGATCCTGGTCGGCGCGTCGGGACTGGAGCTGCGGCGCAAGGCGATTGAAGAAGGCATGCTGACGTTGCGCCAGAGCGGCCTGGAAAAGATTCGTCAGGGCGTGACGACAATTGAAGAGGTCGTTAGAGAAACAGTTAAGTAG